In Dehalococcoidia bacterium, one DNA window encodes the following:
- the tilS gene encoding tRNA lysidine(34) synthetase TilS produces MAAAGERPQKPFGPALERRVRRHIERHGLLRPGDRVLAAVSGGGDSTALLLVLSRLRPALGIDLSAAYFDHGLRGGGASRRERDFVAKLAGSTNVELVRGAGDVRSHARERRVSIEEAARELRYHFLAGAALEMGAAAVATGHTADDQAETVLMNILRGAGISGVAGMLPLARWPYPDERTPQLSLVRPLLEVTRAETLAYCREMGVRPLEDVSNRSLAYRRNRIRREVLPFLRRYNPRIDDALRRLAASAAAEREALEEIAAGLLPAVGRFHGRAVRLSRSGLRAQPPGLRVHILRAAGARLIGDVRDIGRPHWEAMAAALDAPTGAELDLPRGLRVRIEYDDLILTLGGQTGPSPLPSEEVFLAVPGRTRVDGWIFDARFVEGEVPPSPAASPSVARFDADAIDLPLGVRRRRRGDRFRPLGMAGEKKLQDVFVDAKVPRVERDSVPIVCDRAGIVWVVGHRIAERARVVDSTRRVLDIGVAFESATNIAGNP; encoded by the coding sequence TTGGCCGCAGCCGGAGAACGCCCGCAGAAGCCCTTCGGCCCCGCTCTCGAGCGCCGCGTCCGGCGCCACATCGAGCGGCACGGACTGCTGCGCCCCGGCGACCGCGTGCTAGCGGCCGTCTCCGGCGGCGGCGACTCGACCGCGCTCCTGCTCGTATTGTCGCGGCTGCGGCCGGCCCTCGGCATCGATCTCAGCGCCGCCTACTTCGATCACGGGCTTCGCGGCGGGGGGGCGTCGCGTCGCGAGAGAGATTTCGTGGCGAAGCTGGCGGGCTCGACGAACGTCGAGCTCGTCAGAGGCGCCGGCGATGTCCGCTCCCACGCCCGCGAAAGGCGCGTCTCCATCGAAGAGGCGGCGCGCGAGCTGCGCTACCACTTCCTCGCCGGCGCTGCCCTCGAGATGGGGGCAGCCGCCGTCGCCACCGGCCACACCGCCGACGACCAGGCCGAGACCGTCCTCATGAACATCCTGCGCGGCGCGGGGATCAGCGGCGTCGCCGGCATGCTGCCTCTCGCCCGCTGGCCGTACCCGGACGAGCGCACGCCCCAATTGTCCCTCGTGCGCCCGCTGCTCGAGGTGACCAGGGCCGAAACGCTCGCGTACTGCCGGGAGATGGGCGTGCGCCCGCTGGAGGACGTGAGCAACCGTTCCCTCGCCTACCGACGGAACCGCATCCGCCGCGAGGTGCTGCCGTTCCTCCGGCGCTACAACCCGCGCATCGATGACGCGCTGCGTCGGCTCGCGGCGTCGGCTGCCGCCGAACGCGAAGCCCTCGAAGAGATAGCCGCCGGCCTGCTGCCCGCTGTCGGGCGGTTCCACGGGCGGGCCGTCCGCCTCTCCCGCAGCGGACTTCGCGCCCAGCCGCCGGGCCTGCGCGTTCACATCCTCCGCGCCGCCGGGGCCCGCCTCATCGGTGATGTGCGCGACATCGGCCGGCCGCACTGGGAAGCGATGGCCGCCGCCCTCGATGCGCCGACCGGCGCCGAGCTCGACCTCCCGCGCGGCCTTCGCGTGCGCATCGAATACGATGACCTCATCCTCACCCTCGGGGGGCAGACCGGTCCGTCGCCGTTGCCTTCCGAAGAGGTCTTCCTCGCCGTGCCCGGGCGGACGCGCGTCGACGGCTGGATCTTCGACGCCCGCTTCGTCGAGGGGGAAGTCCCGCCTTCGCCCGCCGCGTCGCCAAGTGTCGCCCGCTTCGACGCGGACGCCATCGACTTACCCCTCGGCGTCCGCCGCCGTCGACGCGGCGACCGGTTCCGTCCCCTGGGCATGGCCGGCGAGAAGAAGCTTCAGGACGTCTTCGTCGACGCCAAAGTCCCGCGGGTCGAGCGCGACAGCGTCCCCATCGTCTGCGACCGCGCGGGCATCGTCTGGGTCGTCGGCCACCGCATCGCCGAGCGCGCCCGCGTCGTCGACTCCACGCGCCGCGTGCTCGATATCGGAGTCGCGTTCGAGAGTGCGACGAATATTGCGGGCAACCCTTGA